From a single Candidatus Defluviilinea gracilis genomic region:
- a CDS encoding flippase-like domain-containing protein has product MRAKFLRVFAIYSILLILLYLALRNAPFAEIWNALKNLQLWQIGTILFVNAFVIVCITARWWIIVRAENPSMPFLPMIRYRLSVFGLSYFTFGPQVGGEPLQVIYLQRNHGITLARATSAVIMDKLIEFLVNFVLIGIGTWAIVRLGLISGNGIRLALSLIGLGVLLTLPLAYTILLFNKIRPIAKILHSKSFIQKKSKATRLIVVAEQMASIFSRKHARAMALAITVSLAGIAGIATEYYLMVAFLGMNISAVQIFAALTAMQIAFLMPLPGGLGALEASQVFALGAFGQPASAAISLTLLMRARDILNGGIGLLLAGRGIAK; this is encoded by the coding sequence GTGAGGGCGAAATTCCTTCGCGTCTTCGCGATTTACTCGATCCTACTCATCCTCCTCTACCTCGCCCTCCGCAACGCACCCTTCGCCGAAATTTGGAATGCGCTCAAAAATCTGCAACTCTGGCAAATCGGAACGATCCTGTTCGTCAACGCGTTCGTCATCGTCTGCATAACCGCGCGCTGGTGGATCATCGTCCGCGCCGAGAATCCGTCCATGCCGTTTTTGCCGATGATTCGATACCGCCTGTCGGTGTTTGGGTTGAGTTACTTCACATTCGGTCCGCAGGTGGGAGGCGAACCACTGCAAGTCATTTACCTGCAACGCAATCATGGAATCACGCTTGCGCGCGCCACGTCCGCGGTGATCATGGACAAACTGATCGAGTTCCTTGTCAACTTTGTGCTGATCGGCATTGGTACATGGGCGATCGTCAGGCTGGGATTAATTTCAGGAAACGGAATCAGGCTGGCCCTGAGTCTGATCGGGCTGGGAGTGTTGCTGACGTTGCCGCTGGCGTACACCATCCTGCTGTTCAACAAAATCCGCCCCATCGCAAAGATACTTCACAGCAAATCATTTATCCAGAAAAAAAGTAAAGCGACGCGGCTGATCGTCGTGGCTGAACAAATGGCTTCGATCTTTAGCAGGAAACACGCGCGCGCAATGGCTCTCGCAATCACCGTATCATTGGCGGGGATCGCGGGCATAGCAACCGAATATTATTTGATGGTGGCGTTTCTCGGAATGAACATCAGCGCGGTTCAAATTTTTGCCGCGCTGACCGCCATGCAGATCGCGTTCCTCATGCCGTTGCCTGGGGGCTTGGGCGCGTTGGAAGCGAGTCAAGTGTTCGCGCTCGGCGCGTTCGGACAACCCGCCTCTGCCGCGATCAGCCTCACGTTACTCATGCGCGCGCGCGACATTCTGAACGGCGGCATTGGTTTGCTTCTGGCAGGGCGCGGCATTGCAAAGTAA
- a CDS encoding ATP-dependent Clp protease adaptor ClpS: MNFQTLPEIEILEDSETALEPLYKVLIHNDNVTPMDFVVHILKTVFYLGVDRASEIMMTAHINGNAYVQTLAKSEAEKRIDKAHFESNNAGYPLNFTMERE, translated from the coding sequence ATGAATTTCCAAACCCTCCCCGAAATCGAAATCCTCGAAGACTCCGAAACCGCCCTCGAGCCGCTCTATAAAGTCCTCATCCATAACGACAACGTCACACCGATGGATTTTGTCGTGCATATCCTCAAGACCGTCTTCTACCTCGGCGTTGACCGCGCCTCCGAAATTATGATGACCGCGCACATCAACGGCAACGCGTATGTGCAGACGCTGGCAAAGTCCGAAGCCGAGAAGCGGATCGACAAAGCGCATTTCGAATCGAACAATGCAGGCTATCCCCTGAACTTCACCATGGAGCGCGAATGA
- a CDS encoding aldo/keto reductase, which yields MKYESLHGLSIPKIGFGAWSIGGDSTPNRSLDSKSLTALRSALEVGYTHFDTAEMYAGGHSEELIGEAVRRSGKKREEIFITSKVTESHLQYDDVLSACENSLRRLNMDYIDLYLIHWPGTGTQYEETFRALNKLARDGKVKHLGVSNFDLKLLKQAQSLSETPIITNQVPFSISDRSYVKNGMLDYCQQNDIILTAYSPVDQGKLRSNKTLEAIAKAHNASIFQIALAWVISHPRVIAIPMSFNPQHIQENFDAAEIELTKEEIDALKKK from the coding sequence ATGAAATACGAATCTCTGCACGGACTCTCGATTCCCAAAATTGGATTCGGCGCATGGAGCATCGGCGGAGATTCAACGCCGAATCGCTCGCTCGACTCAAAATCGTTGACCGCGCTTCGCTCCGCCCTTGAGGTTGGCTACACCCACTTCGACACCGCCGAAATGTACGCGGGCGGGCACAGCGAAGAATTGATCGGCGAAGCAGTTCGCAGGTCGGGGAAGAAACGCGAAGAGATATTCATCACATCTAAAGTAACGGAGAGTCATCTTCAATACGATGATGTATTATCCGCCTGTGAAAATTCCCTGCGCCGACTCAACATGGATTACATTGACCTGTATCTCATCCACTGGCCTGGGACTGGCACACAATACGAAGAGACGTTCCGCGCCTTGAACAAACTCGCGCGCGATGGAAAAGTAAAACATCTCGGCGTGAGCAACTTCGATCTGAAACTGCTCAAACAAGCGCAGTCGCTTTCTGAAACGCCGATCATTACGAACCAAGTCCCATTCAGTATTTCGGATCGTTCGTATGTGAAGAACGGCATGTTGGACTATTGCCAACAAAATGACATCATCCTCACCGCCTACTCGCCTGTAGACCAGGGCAAGCTACGCTCGAACAAAACACTGGAAGCGATCGCCAAGGCGCACAACGCAAGCATCTTTCAAATCGCGCTGGCGTGGGTCATCTCGCATCCGCGCGTCATCGCCATCCCCATGTCGTTCAACCCGCAACACATCCAAGAAAACTTTGACGCGGCGGAGATTGAGTTGACGAAAGAAGAAATTGACGCGCTAAAGAAAAAATGA